The DNA window ACCCGCCGCAACCGCCTGACACATTCGATGGGGCAGACCGCCACCTACTTTGACCGGCTGCGCGAGGACCTGGATACGTTCTTGGGTACCCTGCCTGCCGTGCACATTGTCGGCGTGTCCGGCGAGGCGGCGGAAGGCTCGGCGATTGAGCGGATTCCCCGGTTGATGTTTGGGGTGCAGGGCGTGCCGTCGACAATGGTGCACCAGCGGCTCTTGGCCCACGGGATCGTCTCGACCCTGGCGCGGCCGAGCCAGCTGCTCACCGACATGGGCGTCGACGAAATGGGCGGCGCGGTGACGATCGGGCTCGGGCCTTTCAACACCGAGACCGACATCGAGCAGCTCATCCGCACCGTCGCGTCGCTGGCCTAACTTTTCGGCGAAAAGTTACTCACCCACCGTGAGCACGACTTTTCCGGTGTGGGCGCCGGAATCGAGGTAGTCGTGGGCATCAGATGCCTGGGCGAGCGGGAAGGTCTTGGTCACGTTTGGCGCGATCTTTCCGGACTCGATGAGCGGCCAGACGTGCTCCACGGTGTCGGCGACGATGCGCGCCTTCATCGGGCGTGGGCGGGCGCGCAGGGTGGTGGCGTGGACGGACTGGCGGCGCGGCATCATCCGCCCCAGCGAAAGGGTGCCCTTGGGTCCGCCCTGCAGCGCGATGACGACGAGGCGGCCGTCGACAGCCAGCGACTTGATGTTCTGCTCCAGGTACGCGCCGCCGACCACGTCCAGGATGATGTCAGCCCAGCCTTTCAGCTCCTCCGCGAAGTCCTGGGTGCGGTAGTTGATCCCGATGTCGGCACCCAGCTCGCGGCAGTAGTCGAGCTTCTCCTCGCTGCCCGCGGTCACGGCGACTTCTGCGCCGAGCGCCTTGCACAGCTGGATGGCGAAGGAGCCAATGCCGCCGGCCCCGCCGTGGATGAGCACCTTGTCGCCCGCTTGCAGGCCGGCGACCATGCCCAGGTTCGACCACACGGTGCAGGCGACCTCGACTACCGCGGCGGTCTCCTCCAGGCTCAGGTTCTTGGGTTTCGGCGTGAGCTGGCCTTCCGGCACGGCCACGTACTCGGCGTAGCCGCCGCCGGCGAGCAGGCAGCCGACCTCCTCGCCTTGCTTCCGGTCCGTGGTGCCCGGGTCCACGATCACGCCGGCACACTCCAGGCCGATCGTTTCCGGCTCGCCTTTTGGTGGTGGGTACTTGCCCTGCGCCTGGACGAGGTCGGCGCGGTTGACGCCGGCGGCGGTGACGCGGACGAGCACGCTGCCGTCGTCAAGCGAAGGCTCCGGCACGTCAGTCAGTGCGAGCGAGCGGGGATTATCTGGGTCTGTCAGTGCAATTGCTTTCATGCCCACCCAGGATAACGGAGTCGGTGGGCCCATACGGTAGACTTTGCACCCGTTGGAGACGTGGCAGAGCGGCCGAATGCACCGGTCTTGAAAACCGGCGAGGGTCACACCTCCAGGGGTTCAAATCCCCTCGTCTCCGCCAACTACTTACAGCGCGTCCAGCACGTCGATGAAGCGCTGGGCCGCGGCCTGCGGGTCGGCCCATTTATCCAGGCCGAATAGGCCGATGCGGAAGGTGGAAAAGTCCTCCGCCTCCCCAATCTTCAGCGGTACGCCCGAGGCGATCTGCAGGCCATGGGGCTTGAAGGCCGCGCCCGACTGCTGCTCGGGGTTGTTCGCGTACAGCACGACCACGCCGTTCGATTCGAAGCCCTCGGCCGCCACGGAGCGGTAGCCGCGCTCGTAGGCAGCCTCGCGGACGAGTCGGCCGAGTGTCTCCTGGTTTCTCGCCAGGGTGTCCAGGCCGACCTCAGTCGACTCCTTCATGACCTCCAGGTTGTGCAGGATCGTGTCGGTGGGCAGGGTGGAGTGGTAGCCGGCCTGGCCTGCGCGGTAGCCGTCGAAAATCGCGAGCCACTTCTTTAAGTCCAGGGTGAACGAGTCCGAGTCGCTGGAAAGCACCGCCTCGCGGCCGCGCTCTGAGAGCATGACGTAACCGGTGCCGGGGGAGCCGGACCACGATTTTTGCGGCGCGGAGACCAGCACGTCGATGTCCTGCGCCGCCATGTCGGGGAAGGCCGCGCCCGCCGCGATGCAGTCGAGCACGAACAGCGCGCCGTGCGCCTTCGCAATGCTTCCCAGGCCCGCGATGTAGTCGTTCGGCAGGCTCAGGCCCGCGGCGGTTTCCGTGTGCGCGGTGACAATCACGTCGGGTGCATGCTTATCGACGGCACGCTGCACCTCCTCCAACGCCGGAGGCGCAAAAGCAGGCTGCGCATCCTGGCTGGTCGGCTGCGCATTGAGCACGTGGACGGAATCAGTAAGTTTGCCCGCCTCGGTGATCTGGCTCCAGCGGAAGGTAAACAGGCCGGAGCGCAGGATGAGCACCTTCTTGCCGCGGAAAAGCTGGCGGGCCACCGCCTCCATCGCGCCGGTGCCGCCCGCGGGGACGAGCGCGGCCGAATCGGCACCGTAAGTAGAGGTCAGCAGCGAGAGCATCTCCTGGGCGGCGGAGATGAACTTCTGCGACATGTGGTTCAGCGAGCGGTCGGTGAAGACGACCGAGTACTCGAGCAGGCCGTCGGCGTCGATGTCAGGGCGGGGAAGATGTGTCATGCCCCACAGTCTAGCCGGGCTTAGAAGAGCTCTGGGGTGGTATGGAACTGCGGTGACAGCTCGGTGCCGCGTAGTTCGTCCTGCGAGCGTTTCACTGTTGCGCGCTCGACGCCGACGACGAACGCGACGTCAGCGAGGGCCAGCGGCGTGGCAAGG is part of the Corynebacterium imitans genome and encodes:
- a CDS encoding NAD(P)H-quinone oxidoreductase encodes the protein MKAIALTDPDNPRSLALTDVPEPSLDDGSVLVRVTAAGVNRADLVQAQGKYPPPKGEPETIGLECAGVIVDPGTTDRKQGEEVGCLLAGGGYAEYVAVPEGQLTPKPKNLSLEETAAVVEVACTVWSNLGMVAGLQAGDKVLIHGGAGGIGSFAIQLCKALGAEVAVTAGSEEKLDYCRELGADIGINYRTQDFAEELKGWADIILDVVGGAYLEQNIKSLAVDGRLVVIALQGGPKGTLSLGRMMPRRQSVHATTLRARPRPMKARIVADTVEHVWPLIESGKIAPNVTKTFPLAQASDAHDYLDSGAHTGKVVLTVGE
- a CDS encoding aminotransferase class V-fold PLP-dependent enzyme; the encoded protein is MTHLPRPDIDADGLLEYSVVFTDRSLNHMSQKFISAAQEMLSLLTSTYGADSAALVPAGGTGAMEAVARQLFRGKKVLILRSGLFTFRWSQITEAGKLTDSVHVLNAQPTSQDAQPAFAPPALEEVQRAVDKHAPDVIVTAHTETAAGLSLPNDYIAGLGSIAKAHGALFVLDCIAAGAAFPDMAAQDIDVLVSAPQKSWSGSPGTGYVMLSERGREAVLSSDSDSFTLDLKKWLAIFDGYRAGQAGYHSTLPTDTILHNLEVMKESTEVGLDTLARNQETLGRLVREAAYERGYRSVAAEGFESNGVVVLYANNPEQQSGAAFKPHGLQIASGVPLKIGEAEDFSTFRIGLFGLDKWADPQAAAQRFIDVLDAL